A genomic window from Streptomyces mirabilis includes:
- a CDS encoding aminopeptidase P family protein translates to MSEALNPETPEAVLDDAADEAGEEEPIKQRKNGLYPGVSDELAENMKSGWADTELRGLTPIAQAEYTATRRAALSARFPGERLVIPAGNLKTRSNDTDYPFRASVEYAYLTGNLTEDGVLVLEPTVSPNGNGGHKATIYLLPRSDRENGEFWLSGQGELWVGRRHSLTEAEQLYGIPASDVRELAGKLREATGPVRVVRGYDAGIEAALTDKVTAERDEELRVFLSEARLIKDDFEAGELQKAVDSTVRGFEDVVKVLDKAEATSERYIEGTFFLRARVEGNDIGYGSICAAGPHACTLHWVRNDGPVRSGDLLLLDAGVETHTLYTADVTRTLPVNGRYSEIQKKIYDAVYEAQEAGIAAVQPGAKYRDFHDAAQRVLAEKLVEWGLVEGPVERVLELGLQRRWTLHGTGHMLGMDVHDCAAARTETYVDSTLEPGMCLTVEPGLYFQADDLTVPEEYRGIGVRIEDDILVTEDGNRNLSAGLPRRSDEVEAWMAALKG, encoded by the coding sequence GTGTCGGAGGCGCTCAACCCGGAGACCCCGGAAGCCGTGCTCGACGATGCCGCTGACGAAGCGGGCGAAGAAGAGCCGATCAAGCAGCGCAAGAACGGCCTGTACCCGGGCGTGTCCGACGAGCTCGCCGAGAACATGAAGTCCGGATGGGCCGACACCGAGCTCCGCGGCCTCACGCCGATCGCGCAGGCCGAGTACACCGCCACCCGCCGCGCCGCGCTCTCCGCGCGCTTCCCGGGCGAGCGCCTGGTGATCCCGGCGGGCAACCTGAAGACGCGCTCGAACGACACGGACTACCCCTTCCGCGCCTCGGTCGAGTACGCGTACCTCACCGGCAACCTGACCGAGGACGGCGTCCTGGTCCTGGAGCCCACCGTCTCCCCGAACGGGAACGGCGGTCACAAGGCGACGATCTACCTGCTGCCGCGCTCCGACCGCGAGAACGGCGAGTTCTGGCTGTCCGGGCAGGGCGAGCTGTGGGTCGGCCGTCGTCACTCCCTCACCGAGGCAGAACAGCTGTACGGCATCCCCGCCTCCGACGTGCGGGAGCTGGCCGGCAAGCTGCGTGAGGCCACCGGTCCGGTCCGGGTCGTGCGCGGCTACGACGCCGGCATCGAGGCGGCCCTGACCGACAAGGTCACCGCCGAGCGCGACGAGGAGCTGCGGGTCTTCCTCTCCGAGGCGCGGCTGATCAAGGACGACTTCGAGGCCGGCGAGCTCCAGAAGGCCGTCGACTCGACGGTGCGCGGCTTCGAGGACGTCGTGAAGGTCCTGGACAAGGCCGAGGCGACCAGCGAGCGCTACATCGAGGGCACCTTCTTCCTGCGCGCGCGGGTCGAGGGCAACGACATCGGTTACGGCTCGATCTGCGCCGCCGGCCCGCACGCCTGCACGCTGCACTGGGTGCGCAACGACGGGCCCGTGCGCTCCGGAGACCTGCTGCTGCTCGACGCGGGCGTGGAGACGCACACGCTCTACACCGCCGACGTCACGCGCACCCTGCCGGTCAACGGCCGCTACAGCGAGATCCAGAAGAAGATCTACGACGCCGTGTACGAGGCCCAGGAGGCCGGTATCGCCGCCGTGCAGCCCGGTGCCAAGTACCGCGACTTCCACGACGCCGCGCAGCGCGTGCTGGCCGAGAAGCTCGTCGAGTGGGGTCTGGTCGAGGGTCCGGTCGAGCGTGTCCTGGAGCTGGGTCTGCAGCGCCGCTGGACCCTGCACGGCACCGGCCACATGCTCGGCATGGACGTCCACGACTGCGCCGCCGCGCGGACCGAGACGTACGTGGACAGCACGCTGGAGCCGGGCATGTGCCTGACGGTCGAGCCGGGCCTGTACTTCCAGGCGGACGACCTGACCGTCCCCGAGGAGTACCGGGGCATCGGCGTGCGCATCGAGGACGACATCCTGGTGACCGAGGACGGCAACCGGAACCTGTCGGCGGGGCTGCCGCGCCGCTCCGACGAGGTCGAGGCGTGGATGGCGGCTCTGAAGGGCTGA
- a CDS encoding ATP-binding protein — protein sequence MSIWWSLHLRREAASVPLARRLLLGTMETAGVDPDVSYDLSVALTEACANAVEHGGDAAPGTASEAYRVTAYLDGEKCRIEVSDSGPGFAPGRARPALRPVRGDAEHGRGLCLIRELADHVQIGNEPGRGGAVVSFDKILKWKKDAPLMAV from the coding sequence ATGAGCATCTGGTGGTCACTCCATTTGCGGCGTGAGGCTGCGAGCGTTCCGCTCGCCAGACGTCTGCTGCTCGGCACGATGGAGACGGCGGGTGTCGATCCGGACGTCTCGTACGACCTCTCCGTGGCCCTCACCGAGGCCTGCGCCAACGCCGTGGAGCACGGCGGCGACGCCGCTCCCGGTACGGCGTCCGAGGCCTATCGGGTCACCGCCTACCTCGACGGCGAGAAGTGCCGCATCGAGGTCTCCGACTCCGGCCCGGGCTTCGCCCCGGGCCGTGCGCGTCCCGCGCTCCGCCCGGTCCGCGGCGACGCGGAGCACGGCCGGGGGCTCTGCTTGATCCGGGAACTCGCCGATCACGTCCAGATCGGCAACGAGCCGGGGCGGGGCGGCGCGGTGGTCAGTTTCGACAAGATCCTCAAGTGGAAGAAGGACGCGCCGCTGATGGCGGTTTAG
- a CDS encoding PLP-dependent aminotransferase family protein, which yields MGDDFWSGVGVDLHLEPDVAAGRRTGLERALRDAVRDGRLAPGTRLPPTRRLATELGISRGTAKGAYDQLVAEGYLTARQGSGTEVAVLPADAVSESVGAPRARAPRFDLRPGSPDVGTFPAAAWLRALRRAIATAPSLAYDYGDPRGRIELRTALSGYLGRARGVIAPPERIVITSGYVQGLALLTRVLDGGVVAMEDPGLPFHRDVVRRGGATVVPLKVDERGACAGELASSSADAVVVTPAHQYPTGVTLHPERRRALTDWARARGGLIVEDDYDGEFRYDRQPVGALQGMAPGQVAYLGTASKTLGPALRLGWMVLPPHLVDAVADVKLHSDHHTESIGQLALAEMITSHAYDRHVRACRLRYRRRRDQLLDRLGARRSVRGIAAGLHALVDVADEAEVLARAEEEGLAVGHLGEHWHERGEGRPQGLVVGYGTPRERIYPEALEALGRVLDGSREVSGGSRRVSGGNQLGRKKA from the coding sequence GTGGGCGACGACTTCTGGTCCGGTGTCGGGGTGGATCTGCATCTGGAGCCGGACGTGGCCGCGGGGCGCAGGACCGGGCTCGAACGGGCTCTGCGGGACGCGGTGCGCGACGGCCGGCTCGCTCCGGGCACACGGTTGCCCCCGACCCGGCGGCTCGCGACCGAACTCGGCATCTCACGCGGGACCGCCAAGGGGGCGTACGACCAACTGGTCGCCGAGGGGTACCTGACAGCCCGGCAGGGGTCGGGCACCGAGGTCGCGGTGCTTCCCGCGGACGCCGTGTCGGAATCCGTCGGGGCTCCCCGCGCGCGTGCGCCCCGTTTCGATCTGCGGCCGGGCAGCCCGGACGTCGGTACGTTCCCGGCGGCGGCGTGGCTGCGGGCGCTGCGCCGCGCGATCGCGACGGCGCCCTCCCTGGCGTACGACTACGGTGACCCGCGCGGCCGGATCGAACTGCGGACCGCGCTCTCGGGCTACCTGGGACGGGCCCGGGGCGTGATCGCGCCGCCCGAGCGGATCGTGATCACCTCGGGATACGTGCAGGGGCTCGCGCTCCTCACGCGTGTGCTGGACGGCGGGGTGGTCGCGATGGAGGACCCCGGACTGCCGTTCCACCGGGACGTGGTGCGGCGGGGCGGAGCCACGGTGGTACCGCTGAAGGTGGACGAACGAGGCGCCTGCGCGGGGGAGTTGGCTTCCTCGTCGGCGGACGCGGTCGTCGTCACGCCCGCCCATCAGTACCCGACCGGGGTGACCCTGCACCCCGAGCGGCGGCGGGCGCTCACCGACTGGGCACGCGCGCGCGGCGGACTGATCGTCGAGGACGACTACGACGGTGAGTTCCGCTACGACCGGCAACCCGTCGGCGCCCTCCAGGGCATGGCACCGGGACAGGTCGCCTACCTGGGTACGGCGTCCAAGACCCTCGGCCCCGCCCTGCGGCTCGGCTGGATGGTGCTGCCGCCGCACCTGGTCGACGCGGTGGCCGACGTGAAGCTGCACAGCGACCATCACACCGAGTCCATCGGCCAGTTGGCGCTGGCCGAGATGATCACCAGCCACGCGTACGACCGTCATGTGCGTGCCTGCCGACTGCGGTACCGGCGACGCCGGGACCAGTTGCTCGACCGGCTGGGGGCGCGCAGGAGCGTACGCGGTATCGCGGCCGGGCTGCACGCACTGGTGGACGTGGCGGACGAGGCGGAGGTGCTGGCGCGGGCGGAGGAGGAGGGGCTCGCGGTCGGGCATCTCGGCGAGCACTGGCACGAGCGCGGCGAGGGGCGCCCTCAGGGCTTGGTCGTGGGCTACGGGACTCCCCGGGAGCGGATCTATCCGGAAGCGCTGGAGGCGTTGGGGCGGGTGCTGGACGGGAGCCGGGAGGTGTCGGGCGGGAGCCGGCGGGTGTCGGGCGGGAACCAATTGGGTCGCAAAAAGGCGTGA